The proteins below come from a single Oscillatoria sp. FACHB-1407 genomic window:
- the cmoB gene encoding tRNA 5-methoxyuridine(34)/uridine 5-oxyacetic acid(34) synthase CmoB, with the protein MLHDAMQSSFSSEAIVYTAPDYLDQYGNELNREAIATVRQERLASLFTPSMQPYLGAVESVRDLHSQWFDFAGDTVKIGRADELSAEQQQQFYRALQTFCPWKKGPFELFGVAIDAEWRSDWKWARILPHIQPLGDRKVADIGCHNGYFMFRMADHKPACVIGFEPVAKHFWNFQLLQNIAQQSQLSFELLGVEHIHFYPNFFDTIFCLGILYHHTDPIGLLVKLREALAPKGELIIDCQGIPGDMPVALTPRKRYAQARGIWFLPTQSCLETWMARAGFSQVHSFFAAPLSIEEQRRTAWANIDSLQEFLDPGDRSQTIEGYPAPWRYYLIARKD; encoded by the coding sequence ATGTTGCACGACGCGATGCAAAGCAGTTTTTCCTCTGAGGCAATTGTTTATACAGCCCCCGATTACCTCGACCAATATGGCAACGAGCTAAATCGAGAGGCGATCGCCACGGTACGTCAAGAACGGCTAGCCAGTCTGTTTACCCCTTCTATGCAACCTTACCTTGGGGCAGTGGAATCTGTTCGTGACCTGCACAGTCAGTGGTTTGATTTTGCTGGAGATACGGTCAAAATCGGTCGCGCAGACGAGCTATCCGCCGAACAACAGCAGCAGTTCTACCGCGCACTACAAACCTTTTGTCCCTGGAAAAAAGGACCTTTTGAATTGTTTGGAGTGGCAATCGACGCGGAGTGGCGATCGGATTGGAAATGGGCACGCATCTTACCCCACATTCAACCGTTGGGCGATCGCAAAGTAGCCGATATTGGATGTCACAACGGATATTTCATGTTTCGCATGGCAGATCATAAACCCGCTTGTGTCATTGGTTTTGAGCCTGTTGCGAAACATTTTTGGAACTTCCAATTGCTACAAAACATTGCTCAACAAAGCCAGTTATCCTTTGAGTTGTTGGGTGTTGAGCACATCCACTTTTATCCCAATTTTTTTGACACAATTTTTTGTTTAGGAATTTTGTATCATCACACAGACCCCATCGGCTTGTTAGTGAAACTGCGAGAAGCTCTGGCTCCCAAAGGCGAATTAATTATCGATTGCCAGGGCATTCCTGGAGATATGCCTGTAGCACTGACTCCCCGCAAACGCTATGCTCAGGCAAGGGGCATTTGGTTTTTGCCAACTCAATCCTGTCTGGAAACCTGGATGGCTCGTGCAGGTTTCTCGCAGGTGCATTCCTTCTTTGCGGCTCCCCTTTCTATCGAGGAACAACGCCGCACAGCCTGGGCAAATATTGATAGTCTGCAAGAGTTTCTTGACCCTGGCGATCGCTCCCAGACAATTGAGGGATATCCTGCGCCGTGGCGTTATTATCTGATCGCCCGTAAGGACTGA
- a CDS encoding CmpA/NrtA family ABC transporter substrate-binding protein, with amino-acid sequence MSKLSRRRFLYTAGATTAGTILLNACTNPPNPNQQQTTTTASPAVNVGGGEGPEVTTARLGYIPIFESTPIIIAKVKGFFDKYGMTDVQVVKQASWGALRDNVIIGSQGGGLDAAQFQMPMPYFLNEGLITADKSKLPMYVLLQTSTQGNGIAIAGKHSGKNMHLNLSQVKSYFTQLKGGGTPFTAAYTFPGANQELWIRYWLAAGGIDPDADVKLIAVPPPQTVANMKTGTMDGFSTGDPWPYRIVQENIGFMATLTAQIWPAHPEEYFAVRADWADQYPKATKAIMKALMEAQQWVDDPANRDEAIQILSGREYFNLAADILTPPMKGQYNLGDGQPAINDINMGPLFWKDPRGSVSYPYKSHDAWFLTENIRWGMLPLDTDVKGWIDKVNREDLWREAAKEMGIADADIPKETTRGVETFFDGITFDANDPTAYLKSLQIKKVSV; translated from the coding sequence ATGTCTAAGCTTTCAAGACGTCGGTTTCTCTATACTGCCGGTGCAACTACAGCAGGTACAATTTTGCTCAATGCCTGCACCAACCCACCTAATCCAAATCAACAACAAACAACTACAACCGCTTCCCCGGCAGTTAACGTTGGTGGTGGAGAAGGGCCGGAAGTCACTACGGCTCGACTGGGTTATATCCCGATTTTTGAATCAACTCCCATTATCATTGCGAAGGTCAAAGGCTTTTTTGATAAGTATGGAATGACCGATGTACAGGTTGTGAAACAAGCCTCTTGGGGGGCGTTGCGGGATAACGTGATCATTGGTTCTCAAGGGGGCGGATTGGATGCAGCCCAGTTTCAAATGCCTATGCCCTACTTTTTAAATGAAGGGTTGATTACAGCAGACAAATCCAAACTGCCCATGTATGTGCTGTTGCAAACTTCCACGCAGGGGAATGGAATTGCGATCGCGGGTAAGCACAGCGGCAAGAACATGCACTTGAATTTGAGTCAGGTAAAATCCTATTTCACTCAACTCAAAGGGGGTGGAACTCCGTTCACAGCGGCTTACACCTTCCCCGGTGCGAATCAGGAATTGTGGATTCGCTACTGGTTAGCCGCAGGTGGAATTGACCCTGATGCTGATGTGAAGCTGATTGCTGTTCCACCACCACAAACCGTTGCCAACATGAAGACGGGAACCATGGATGGATTTAGCACAGGTGACCCGTGGCCCTACCGGATTGTGCAAGAAAACATTGGCTTCATGGCAACATTGACTGCTCAAATTTGGCCTGCTCACCCAGAGGAATACTTTGCAGTGCGTGCTGATTGGGCAGATCAATATCCCAAGGCGACGAAAGCCATCATGAAGGCGTTGATGGAGGCACAGCAATGGGTTGATGACCCTGCCAACCGGGATGAAGCCATTCAGATTCTCTCCGGTCGGGAATACTTTAACCTCGCTGCCGATATCCTCACTCCTCCGATGAAGGGGCAATACAACCTGGGTGACGGTCAGCCCGCTATCAATGACATCAACATGGGACCACTCTTCTGGAAAGATCCGAGAGGCAGTGTGTCTTATCCTTACAAGAGCCACGATGCCTGGTTTCTGACAGAAAATATCCGGTGGGGCATGTTACCACTCGATACAGATGTCAAAGGATGGATTGATAAGGTCAACCGGGAAGACCTCTGGCGTGAAGCGGCTAAAGAAATGGGCATCGCCGATGCTGACATTCCTAAAGAAACTACACGCGGCGTTGAAACCTTCTTTGACGGCATTACCTTTGATGCCAATGATCCGACGGCATACCTGAAGAGCCTGCAAATCAAGAAGGTTTCTGTGTAG
- the cmoA gene encoding carboxy-S-adenosyl-L-methionine synthase CmoA encodes MPDPIDAELYSTSLYLNPDKDDLFEKGPWPKPFTFNEEVARVFDNMVSRSVPLYREVIACAVHWAHAYYQPNTQIVDIGCSTGTFLELLGRFLKQPAQLVGIDNSEAMLEKAHEKLKEIQHTHQVKLICANAEDISFDNSSVVVINYTLQFLPVKQRQTLLRSLYEGLVPGGLLFLSEKVKSPHPRLQETVTLHYEAFKTRNGYARTEIERKKEALENVLVPLTEQQQIQMLRDSGFEHIDTLIKLHNFVSLVALK; translated from the coding sequence ATGCCCGACCCAATCGACGCTGAGCTTTATTCCACATCGCTCTATCTCAACCCTGACAAAGATGACCTATTTGAAAAAGGACCGTGGCCCAAGCCCTTCACCTTTAACGAAGAGGTAGCGCGGGTCTTCGATAACATGGTGTCACGCTCAGTGCCACTGTATCGGGAGGTGATTGCCTGTGCGGTGCATTGGGCACACGCCTACTACCAGCCCAACACTCAAATTGTAGATATCGGTTGCTCAACCGGTACTTTTTTAGAACTGTTGGGACGCTTTCTCAAACAACCGGCTCAACTCGTTGGCATCGACAACTCTGAGGCGATGTTAGAGAAAGCCCATGAGAAGTTAAAAGAGATTCAACATACACATCAGGTGAAACTGATTTGTGCGAATGCGGAAGATATATCGTTTGACAATAGCAGTGTCGTCGTAATTAATTACACGTTGCAATTTTTGCCCGTGAAACAGCGACAGACGTTGTTGCGATCGCTCTATGAGGGTTTAGTACCCGGAGGGCTGCTGTTTTTGAGTGAAAAGGTGAAGTCGCCCCATCCACGATTACAAGAAACAGTGACGTTGCATTATGAAGCCTTTAAAACCCGTAACGGCTATGCCCGAACTGAGATCGAACGTAAAAAAGAAGCTTTAGAGAATGTGCTTGTCCCCCTAACGGAACAGCAACAGATTCAAATGTTACGCGACAGTGGCTTTGAGCACATCGATACTTTAATCAAATTGCATAATTTTGTTTCACTAGTGGCATTGAAATAA
- a CDS encoding U32 family peptidase, with the protein MQFNTFASSSRDLERCAHAPQLQEVLLEPALLARQGRLGEAEVQSLALEATQRGLRPVLVWDIVMTERMLSVVSDRLQRWDLRRFAAVRVSDVGAAYWLTTHAPEMPLQLIVETGNHNLEALQGWCELFGTSLERLILSIELPEKQLVEYCQSLPVACELLGVGQILLFYSPRSLLSAHISNPQEEENAPYLETTVAFEESPQRPFPTVETAHGTLMFLDKDQFILDRLEALKAAGLHTVRLDLRHLGRDGDMAIDIDRICQQILDDPVVLRKQWVRETRAPFFNANRTTSLFNRMKSKLDDYNTPQRLAEVVAAEKGQYLVFYTTQSFHVSHIKSIVLTTGEELPLPQNLVFRDIHNETVEAIAPQQLIITEWIKKVVSGSLLIGGSGE; encoded by the coding sequence ATGCAATTCAACACCTTTGCCTCCTCCAGTCGTGATCTTGAGCGGTGTGCCCATGCCCCCCAGTTACAGGAGGTGCTGCTGGAGCCAGCGTTGTTAGCTCGCCAGGGAAGGTTGGGGGAAGCAGAGGTGCAATCCCTGGCACTAGAAGCCACGCAGCGGGGATTGCGTCCCGTTCTGGTATGGGACATTGTGATGACCGAGCGGATGTTGTCGGTGGTGAGCGATCGCCTGCAACGGTGGGATCTGCGCCGTTTCGCCGCAGTGCGGGTGAGCGACGTAGGAGCCGCTTATTGGCTTACAACTCACGCGCCAGAGATGCCACTGCAACTCATCGTCGAAACAGGCAACCACAACCTTGAGGCATTGCAAGGATGGTGTGAGTTGTTTGGCACTTCGCTGGAGCGATTGATCCTATCCATCGAACTCCCCGAAAAGCAATTGGTTGAGTACTGTCAAAGCCTGCCTGTTGCCTGTGAGTTGTTGGGCGTTGGACAGATTTTGTTGTTTTACTCGCCGCGATCGCTCCTGTCAGCACACATTTCCAATCCTCAAGAAGAAGAGAATGCACCCTATTTAGAAACCACCGTCGCGTTTGAAGAGTCTCCTCAACGCCCCTTCCCCACGGTGGAAACGGCTCACGGTACGTTGATGTTTCTCGACAAAGATCAGTTCATTCTCGATCGCTTAGAGGCACTGAAGGCAGCGGGTTTACATACCGTTCGTTTAGATCTGCGTCATCTGGGACGTGATGGAGATATGGCGATCGATATAGACCGCATTTGTCAGCAAATTTTGGATGATCCCGTTGTGCTGCGGAAACAGTGGGTACGAGAGACTCGTGCGCCATTTTTTAATGCCAATCGGACGACCTCTTTATTCAACCGGATGAAATCAAAACTGGATGATTACAATACGCCGCAACGGTTAGCCGAAGTGGTTGCTGCTGAGAAAGGTCAGTACCTTGTCTTCTACACAACGCAATCGTTTCACGTTTCACACATCAAAAGTATTGTGCTGACTACAGGAGAAGAACTCCCTCTGCCCCAAAATTTAGTCTTCCGAGACATCCACAATGAAACAGTAGAGGCGATCGCACCACAGCAATTAATCATCACCGAGTGGATTAAGAAAGTTGTGTCGGGTTCACTGTTGATTGGAGGGAGTGGGGAGTAG
- a CDS encoding U32 family peptidase: MMWKPELLAPAKNLERLYVAIAYGADAVYLGGQKYGLRARADNFTEDDLVQGIQFAHQHNAKIYVTLNAFLHDADFEGFAEYCQFLEAIGVDAVIVSDLGVIRRIQASSNLSIHLSTQASCLNVYAAQVWAKLGVKRLIVGRELSIAEAGQIRQQTGMDVEMFTHGAMCMAYSGHCTISNFTAGRDSNRGGCIQSCRLPYHLPTDHAIEQAQPTELVAFMSSKDLWGISQIGDFFTHQICSLKIEGRMKSSFYVALTCKVYRQLIDAYANGTLDAALLAEAAAELQSVPHRDYTTGSLETPADRSSVFERLHGINTGTHQYIGLVLDVTSETVIVRLLEPLAVGDRLEIVPFVGEPIAWTAQQLTSITGEPLQSMRQDSVVCVAKPEGLERWGAIAQWNVVRLASNASSSNTQPVLESVAV; encoded by the coding sequence ATGATGTGGAAACCGGAGTTGCTCGCTCCTGCTAAAAACTTGGAAAGATTGTACGTTGCGATCGCCTACGGAGCGGACGCAGTGTATTTGGGTGGGCAAAAGTATGGGTTACGGGCACGAGCCGATAACTTCACAGAGGATGATCTGGTGCAGGGCATCCAATTTGCCCATCAGCACAACGCCAAAATTTATGTCACTCTCAATGCCTTTCTTCATGATGCTGACTTTGAGGGCTTTGCGGAGTATTGCCAGTTTCTTGAAGCGATCGGGGTAGATGCAGTCATCGTGTCTGATCTTGGGGTGATTCGCAGAATTCAAGCTAGCTCGAATCTCTCGATTCATCTCTCAACACAAGCCTCCTGCCTCAACGTTTATGCGGCTCAGGTGTGGGCAAAGTTGGGGGTGAAGCGGTTAATTGTGGGGCGAGAGTTGAGCATTGCTGAAGCAGGTCAGATTCGCCAGCAAACCGGAATGGACGTGGAGATGTTTACCCACGGTGCTATGTGTATGGCGTATTCGGGGCATTGCACCATCTCAAACTTTACCGCAGGGCGAGACTCAAATCGGGGGGGATGCATCCAGTCCTGTCGATTGCCCTATCATTTGCCGACAGATCATGCCATTGAGCAAGCCCAACCGACTGAGTTAGTGGCGTTTATGTCGTCCAAAGATCTGTGGGGTATTTCGCAAATTGGCGACTTTTTTACTCACCAAATTTGCTCCCTCAAGATTGAAGGGCGAATGAAATCATCCTTTTATGTTGCCCTGACCTGCAAAGTGTATCGGCAACTGATTGATGCCTATGCCAATGGCACGTTGGATGCTGCTTTGCTGGCAGAAGCTGCGGCTGAGTTGCAGTCCGTTCCCCACCGCGATTACACCACCGGATCGCTGGAAACCCCTGCCGATCGCTCCTCTGTGTTTGAGCGGTTGCATGGCATTAATACGGGCACCCATCAATATATTGGGTTAGTCCTGGACGTTACTTCAGAAACGGTGATTGTGCGATTGTTGGAGCCATTGGCGGTGGGCGATCGCTTAGAGATTGTGCCGTTTGTGGGAGAGCCGATCGCCTGGACAGCACAGCAGTTGACTTCGATTACGGGAGAACCACTGCAATCGATGCGACAAGACAGTGTAGTGTGTGTTGCCAAACCAGAGGGACTGGAACGTTGGGGGGCGATCGCGCAATGGAATGTTGTCCGTCTTGCCTCCAATGCGTCGTCCTCCAACACCCAACCTGTCCTTGAATCGGTTGCGGTTTAG
- a CDS encoding glutathione binding-like protein: protein MIDLYYWATPNGHKITIFLEEAALEYRIVPVNIGAGDQFKPDFLKIAPNNRMPAIVDHAPADSGEPISVFESGAILLYLAEKTGQFLPANVRGRKTVTEWLFWQMGGLGPMAGQNHHFVQYAPEKIPYAIDRYVRETNRLYGVLDRQLQGRAYIAGDYSIADMACYPWIVPYERQQQNLADFPNLQRWFEQMQARPAVVRAYEKGETFKSASTMTEESKKILFGQTAATLPTP, encoded by the coding sequence ATGATTGACCTCTATTACTGGGCAACCCCAAACGGGCACAAAATCACTATCTTTTTAGAAGAAGCGGCACTTGAATATCGCATCGTGCCTGTCAACATTGGAGCAGGCGACCAATTCAAACCCGATTTTCTGAAAATTGCTCCTAATAATCGAATGCCTGCGATCGTCGATCATGCCCCAGCCGACTCAGGAGAGCCGATTTCAGTATTTGAATCAGGTGCAATTTTACTTTATCTCGCGGAAAAAACGGGTCAGTTTTTGCCTGCTAATGTGCGTGGACGCAAAACCGTAACCGAATGGCTGTTTTGGCAGATGGGCGGATTAGGGCCGATGGCAGGGCAAAATCATCACTTTGTGCAATACGCTCCAGAAAAAATTCCCTACGCAATCGATCGCTATGTACGCGAAACAAACCGATTATATGGAGTGCTCGATCGCCAACTTCAAGGTCGAGCGTACATAGCAGGGGACTATTCCATCGCCGATATGGCTTGTTATCCCTGGATTGTGCCCTACGAGCGACAACAGCAAAACTTAGCAGATTTTCCCAATCTCCAGCGATGGTTTGAGCAAATGCAGGCTCGACCGGCTGTCGTTCGTGCCTACGAAAAAGGGGAGACGTTTAAAAGTGCCTCCACGATGACCGAGGAGAGCAAGAAGATTCTGTTTGGGCAAACAGCCGCAACATTGCCAACCCCTTAA
- a CDS encoding DMT family transporter — MTSKRTPPQVAILALIGLAMIWGYNWVVMKIAVRDAAPFDFAAIRAFFGSLSLFLLMVWLRKPLKPVAIAETVVCGVLQTTGVVGLIAWALVSGGAGKTAVLNYTMPFWALILAWIFLKERLRGLQWLSVGLSLVGLVLVLLPLSLTGGLLSEALAVSAGISWAMSAIILKKINHRPAFDVLSFTTWQMLFGSIPLILVAIAIPAPPIHWTPSFIAALLYNILPGGAIAWLLWFYALNELPTGVASLGTLAIPVVGVFAAWIQLSEVPSLTEWLGIALILIALILNSMAAKNPHSATH; from the coding sequence GTGACCTCTAAACGCACTCCGCCCCAGGTTGCCATTCTGGCTCTAATTGGTCTGGCAATGATTTGGGGCTACAACTGGGTTGTCATGAAAATTGCTGTCCGTGATGCGGCTCCCTTTGATTTCGCAGCAATTCGAGCCTTTTTTGGATCGTTGAGCCTGTTTCTCCTCATGGTCTGGTTGCGGAAACCCCTCAAACCTGTAGCGATCGCTGAAACGGTTGTATGTGGCGTGTTACAAACAACCGGGGTAGTGGGGTTAATTGCCTGGGCATTGGTGAGTGGTGGCGCAGGTAAAACCGCTGTTTTGAATTACACCATGCCGTTTTGGGCACTGATCCTGGCGTGGATTTTTCTCAAGGAACGGCTGCGTGGCTTGCAGTGGTTGAGTGTGGGGCTATCGCTGGTGGGCTTGGTGTTGGTGCTGCTGCCGTTGAGTTTAACGGGCGGTTTGTTAAGCGAAGCGTTGGCCGTTTCCGCTGGGATCAGTTGGGCAATGAGTGCGATCATTCTCAAAAAGATCAATCACCGCCCTGCTTTTGATGTGTTGTCGTTCACAACCTGGCAGATGTTGTTTGGCAGCATTCCCCTGATTCTGGTGGCGATCGCCATTCCGGCTCCCCCGATTCACTGGACACCCTCGTTTATTGCGGCTCTGTTATACAACATTCTTCCCGGAGGGGCGATCGCCTGGTTGCTCTGGTTTTACGCTCTCAATGAGTTACCCACCGGGGTTGCCAGTTTGGGTACTCTGGCGATCCCTGTGGTGGGGGTATTTGCCGCCTGGATACAACTGAGTGAAGTGCCCAGTCTGACAGAGTGGCTTGGCATTGCACTGATTCTAATTGCACTGATTCTGAACTCTATGGCAGCAAAGAATCCCCATTCAGCAACACACTGA
- the ftsH gene encoding ATP-dependent zinc metalloprotease FtsH, giving the protein MGAVTALWMMLQTVLASPALAQNSSPARNNTLTYTELLERIESGQVSKIEIDPVRSVAEVYLEDQPRNTQPKEVTLFTGDRNPELVEAARQNNVDLGVRPSASSGAIAWFVTHALLAFLIIVGLLMILRRSSNASGQAMNFGKSKARFQMEAKTGVMFDDVAGIEEAKEELQEVVTFLKKPEKFTAIGAKIPKGVLLVGPPGTGKTLLAKAIAGEAGVPFFSISGSEFVEMFVGVGASRVRDLFKKAKENAPCIVFIDEIDAVGRQRGAGIGGGNDEREQTLNQLLTEMDGFEGNTGIIIIAATNRPDVLDSALLRPGRFDRQVMVDLPSYKGRLGILQVHARNKKLDQDVSLEAIARRTPGFSGAELANMLNEAAILTARRRKDAVTMLEIDDAIDRVTTGMTLAPLMDSKKKRLIAYHEVGHALLMTLLKNSDPLNKVTIIPRSGGVGGFAQQTFNEEMIDSGLYTRSWLLDRITIALGGRAAEQEVFGDAEITVGAGNDIRVVADMAREMVTRYGMSDLGPFALESGNNEVFLGRDWMARSEYSEEVAVKVDQQVRAIATRCYAEARRIIREHRGLVDKLVDILLEQETIEGEQFRKIVAEHTPLPERQLATPAVS; this is encoded by the coding sequence ATGGGAGCTGTAACCGCCCTCTGGATGATGTTGCAAACGGTTTTGGCGAGTCCAGCTCTGGCACAAAATAGCTCTCCTGCTCGCAACAACACGCTCACCTACACTGAACTGTTAGAGAGAATTGAGTCGGGTCAGGTGAGCAAAATTGAGATCGATCCTGTACGCAGTGTGGCTGAGGTCTATCTGGAAGATCAGCCCCGCAACACGCAACCCAAAGAAGTGACCCTGTTTACGGGCGATCGCAACCCCGAATTGGTCGAAGCGGCGCGTCAAAACAATGTGGACTTGGGAGTGCGTCCCTCCGCCAGCAGTGGGGCGATCGCCTGGTTTGTCACCCATGCCTTGTTAGCGTTTCTTATCATTGTTGGGTTGCTGATGATTTTGCGGCGATCGAGCAACGCCTCTGGGCAAGCCATGAACTTCGGCAAATCGAAGGCGCGGTTCCAGATGGAAGCCAAAACGGGTGTGATGTTTGATGATGTGGCTGGGATCGAAGAAGCCAAGGAAGAACTGCAAGAGGTTGTTACCTTCTTGAAAAAACCTGAGAAATTCACGGCGATCGGTGCCAAGATCCCCAAAGGGGTGTTGCTGGTAGGCCCTCCTGGAACTGGAAAAACCCTGCTGGCAAAGGCGATCGCGGGTGAGGCGGGGGTTCCCTTCTTTAGCATCTCTGGCTCTGAATTCGTTGAGATGTTTGTCGGGGTGGGTGCTTCTCGTGTTCGCGACCTGTTCAAAAAAGCGAAAGAGAATGCCCCCTGTATTGTCTTTATTGATGAGATTGATGCGGTCGGACGGCAACGGGGCGCGGGTATCGGTGGTGGCAATGATGAACGAGAACAGACGTTGAACCAGTTACTCACCGAGATGGACGGCTTTGAGGGCAACACTGGCATCATTATCATTGCGGCAACAAACCGCCCAGATGTGCTGGATTCAGCCTTGCTGCGTCCGGGTCGCTTTGACCGTCAGGTGATGGTCGATCTGCCCAGCTATAAAGGGCGATTAGGGATTCTACAAGTCCATGCCCGTAACAAAAAGCTGGATCAGGATGTCTCTCTAGAAGCGATCGCCCGTCGGACTCCTGGATTTTCTGGGGCAGAACTCGCCAATATGCTGAATGAAGCGGCAATTTTAACGGCCCGTCGGCGCAAAGACGCTGTGACGATGCTCGAAATTGACGATGCGATCGATCGCGTGACGACGGGCATGACGCTCGCCCCGTTGATGGATAGCAAGAAAAAACGACTGATTGCTTATCACGAGGTGGGTCACGCTCTCCTGATGACACTACTCAAAAATTCTGACCCTCTCAACAAAGTGACGATTATCCCTCGCTCTGGGGGAGTGGGTGGGTTTGCACAGCAAACCTTTAACGAAGAGATGATCGATAGCGGTCTGTATACCCGCTCCTGGTTGCTCGATCGCATTACGATCGCCCTGGGTGGTCGTGCCGCCGAACAGGAAGTGTTTGGTGATGCAGAGATCACAGTCGGTGCAGGCAATGACATTCGTGTTGTTGCAGACATGGCACGCGAAATGGTGACTCGTTATGGCATGTCTGATCTTGGACCTTTTGCTCTGGAGAGCGGCAACAACGAAGTCTTTTTAGGACGTGATTGGATGGCACGCTCTGAATACTCAGAGGAAGTCGCGGTCAAGGTCGATCAACAGGTGCGGGCGATCGCCACCCGTTGTTATGCTGAAGCTCGTCGCATTATCCGCGAACACCGAGGTCTGGTGGATAAACTGGTCGATATCTTGCTGGAGCAGGAAACCATTGAAGGGGAACAGTTCCGCAAGATTGTAGCAGAACATACGCCCCTGCCTGAAAGACAACTGGCAACTCCGGCAGTGTCGTAA